The Gossypium hirsutum isolate 1008001.06 chromosome D06, Gossypium_hirsutum_v2.1, whole genome shotgun sequence genome contains the following window.
agtATTCAGTACTTTATAGCTGCTGTTTTTGccttttacattttcttttgatCTGCAGATTGAGAGAGCAGACTTTTCTTGCCCTTCTTGGTTTCCTGTGGGTGCAAAATCCTTGATTCATAGAATTCTAGACCCAAATCCTCAAACTGTAAGTGCTTGTTATCCAACAAATTTTAACTCTTTTATCTGCATGATATTATTGCAATGTGTCACGAGGATGTAGAAATTGATGATGTGGATTCAAGGCATCCTGGAATGCACCCTAAAACAGAAATGACCAACCTAATCTAGTAGAAGTTGAGATAGAAGTATGCAAGCTAATGAACCACAAGAATACTATCTCCTTTGTGATGGCTTAAAGGAGTCATTATTTAATTGGTTCTTGGTGTTCTGATAGCCTCGTGCTGACTGCCATAAACTCATGTTTCTATATGGATTGCTTTGACTCTTTACTTTGCATAACTTAGTGCAACCATGAAGGATTCTGGTCTCATATTTGAAACTAAGTGCTCCAATCCTACCATTATATGgtatacctttttttttttggccaaGTGTTTTGGTAAATTTAGTTTGGTTTCAGTGTTTCATTTTGCTTGATAGTAAGAAATCTCCCTTCTCTTTGTGCACAGCGTATTACAATTGAGCAAATCAGGAGCGATGAGTGGTTTAACAAGGGCTATGTTCCTGTCAGACTTCTTGAGTATGAAGATATTAACTTGGATGAAGTAAATGCTGTTTTTGATGATCCAGAGGTTGATAAGGTATTTAACAACTTAAGCTTAATATGCTATAAAATTATAGTTTGGTTTTTGTATAAATAACTTAAACAAAGTTTCATTATGTTTGTGTCTGAATTgggtttatttgtttgtttgagtCCGTTCTTGTGATTAATTTCTAACTCTtaattcttaatattatattgCTATAGGAAGAAAGGGGTAATGAGCCTTCACGAAATGAGGATATGGGTCCTTTGAGTCTTAATGCATTTGACTTGATCATTCTTTCTCAAGGCTTGAACCTTGCAACGCTTTTTGACCGTGGGAAGGTAGAGTTCttttaataaattgttttataattaccTCTTCACCATTTTTGAAGTTATCAATTATGTGCTCCAAGGTTTTCCAACCAAAAAGCATGATCAGAAAAGCTGCTAGGCTTTTCTTTGCCTTTTGATGTCTAATGCTATCTGTTTATGAGCATTAGTTTCACCTGGAAGTCATAGCTGGAAATCATATATTGGCAATTTCTTGGTTTTACCCTTCAGTATATGTTTCTGCGAGGCAGTCAAATGTATGTGTTTAATATTAAGTTAAATGAACATATTATCCTCTCTGTCAGGACAATATGAAGTACCAGACACGATTTGTTTCACAAAAGCCAGCAAGGGTGGTTCTTTCTAGCATGGAAGTTGTTGCTCAATCAATGGGCTATAAGACACATATTCGTAATTATAAGGTATGTAAATCAAGCTATTAGCATTGCTTTTACCAGATTTGTtcatttaaatttgtattttcaGTCTAGCATTAACAAGTTCCTCTTGTTCCTTCACAACGATTTCATTCTCTCTGTTTACCGATTATTTCATCAGTTTGAGTGGAGAACACTGTTTCCCATAGTTTTTCCATTGTCATCTAAACTATGATTATGTGTTTCAGATGAGAGTTGAAGGTCCTTCAGCTAATAAGAATTCTCATTTGTCAGTTATCCTCGAAGTAGGTTCAACTCCTGCTGATTCCACACCAACCTTTAAATTTAGTCTACTACTAATCTCCTTTTCCTTTTGCCATTCGGATTGTACTTTTTGAAGGTTTTCGAGGTCGCTCCCACATTTTTAATGGTAGATATGGAAAAAGCAGCTGGTGATGCCGGAGAATACCTAAAGGTTAGTTCCCTCGTTTCAATCACATGTCAAgtttgttttctttagttttggagTCCAACATAAACAATCCATCTTTGTCACGCAGTTTTACCAGGCATTTTATAGCAACCTCGAGGAGATAATATGGAAACCACCAAATGAATCAAGCAAAACTAGGATCACCAAATCTAGGAGTAAAAGACGTTGACCTGTCATCCCACAACATTGCCAGTATTTCAATGGCATATATGTTGTATTACAACCTTGAGGTCAACGGTACGACCAACTTGGCCCATGAAACTCCTCTCTTTGCCCCATGAGAAATAGGAAGCTATAGTTTTTATTTATACCTTTTGGAGGGATAGTGTCTGTAAAGCTCTCTTGTTTTTGATTCATAGCTTGTTTCCTTCAGTAAATGCCATCTGTTGTAAAAATACTAGTCCACGAAGTACACAGACTTCAACATTTTAGAGTTGGCTTTACCCGGAAGTCTCTTGTCTTGGAGTTTGTATTGTGATTTGTGTGTAAgatgttatatatttataaaattttgaccCGTTAATAATTCATGTTTTTGGTATATTCATTGTTATATTCGAATCGGAATCAAAATTACCTAGTTTAGTTTACCCTTTGGAATATTCATGAATATCTTAGACAAAAGAATTTGCATGAAATGTCATTAATTCAACCTTCGTACACTGGGGGGAAAAAAATGGAATGATGAGAAGCTGCCCTAACTCATCAAAGTAAACCCCCATAATCCCCACAAGAACACTGCCCATTCACAAATTTATGGAGCCGTTTGCTATCCCTAATGATGATTTCCCTTGCATTAAGTGAAGAAATAGCCTTCATAAAATTATGGCAACCCCTGCACATGCTTATATTCTTAATGATTCGTATTGGTGCAGCATTAGGCATGTTCAATAACCCAAATGCTACAGCCAATTTCTCACTATGTTGAACATTTGAAGGTAATGttttcccctcttcttcttctacttcaaGTAACTCAAAACTTTCAAGTGATCGATATCCAACAAGACTCTTTGCTTTATCAAGTAATTGATCCAAGTAGTCATACATCTCAGCTCCGTACGCTTGCCTCTCGTCGGGTTTGAACGAATAGACCTTGTCATGAATACTAATCCAGCTCCAATCCATTAACTTTTTAAGTCTCTTCTCTTTCATCAGTTCCTGTACTTTCGAAACATCTTCCCATCTGTCTGCGGATTTGTACATATTCAACAGCAAGAGACAAGTCTCCGTATTTTTCGGCTTCAGTTGGAGTAACTTTTCAGCACCATAAAAACCCAATTCAGTATTGCCATCTCTTTTGCATCCTGCAAGCAATAGAGACCATATATACTCATTGGGAGGAAAATCCATCTTCTTGATCACAACAAAAGCTTCGTTTAATAATCCCAACCTCACAAACATGTCAATTAAGCATGAATAATGGTCCATAACAGGCTTGATCTTAAAATCCTTTTGCATCGTCTCGAAATACCCAAGTGCTTCATTTACCATACCGGCATGAGCACATGCCGATAAAACACCGACAAAGGTTACCTGGTTCGGTCTTACTCCCATCAGTCTCATATCCTCAAATAGTTGCAGTGCTTGTTGAGTTTGCCCATTTTGTGCAAAAGCAGCAATCATTGAAGTCCATGATATCAATGTTCTAGCAGACATCTCCCGAAAAGCTTTGCTTGCTCTCTCAATGCTTCCACATTTGTTATACATATTAACCAATGCAGTTCCCACTATCATATCAGACAGATGCCCAGTTTTAAGTGTCTGAGCATGAACCTGCTCCCCTTGTTCTAAAGCAAACATCTTACTACAAACAGTTAAAATACTCGAGAAGGAATATATATCCGGTTTGAATCCGGAGTTATTCAATTTCGAGAAAACGTTGAGAGCCTCAGTTCCATTACAGTAAGCTGAAAGATCATCCTTTGCTAGTTCCATCATTTCACCATAGCCAGCAATTATCGAATTCATCGTAACCAAACTCATGTCTTCCATACCATTGAACAGCCGTAGTGCTTCACCGAACCGCCCACATCTGAGATACAAATACATGATAGAGTTCCTTATTCTGAGGTTTGGTTCATAtccaagtttaatgcttaaacaATGAACTTGTACCCCAAAGCTCAAAGATAGCATTGTACAACACATACTCAAAACACTTGTCAAAGTGAATTCATTAGGTTCAACATTATCAGCAAGCATCTCAGTGAAGAATCTCAATCCCTTTAGA
Protein-coding sequences here:
- the LOC107941797 gene encoding CBL-interacting serine/threonine-protein kinase 8 isoform X1, with the translated sequence MVVRKVGKYEIGRTIGEGTFAKVKFAQNTETGESVAMKVLDRSTIIKHKMVDQIKREISIMKLVRHPYVVRLHEVIASRTKIYIILEFITGGELFDKIVHKGRLSEAEARRFFQQLIDGVEYCHSKGVYHRDLKPENLLLDSLGNLKISDFGLSALPEQGVSLLRTTCGTPNYVAPEVLSHKGYDGAVADVWSCGVILYVLMAGYLPFDELDLTTLYSKIERADFSCPSWFPVGAKSLIHRILDPNPQTRITIEQIRSDEWFNKGYVPVRLLEYEDINLDEVNAVFDDPEVDKEERGNEPSRNEDMGPLSLNAFDLIILSQGLNLATLFDRGKDNMKYQTRFVSQKPARVVLSSMEVVAQSMGYKTHIRNYKMRVEGPSANKNSHLSVILEVFEVAPTFLMVDMEKAAGDAGEYLKFYQAFYSNLEEIIWKPPNESSKTRITKSRSKRR
- the LOC107941796 gene encoding putative pentatricopeptide repeat-containing protein At5g52630, yielding MASFPSFASTGTLKLEPDSTKHSTVSLLTRKSPSLSYPKSQTSTPSESLNFQESLSVITDGSKIETSCYVPLLQECIERTSFSGAQNFHSHIIKTGTHQDVFVMTFLVNVYAKCGSMENAQKVFNKLPRRNVVAWTTLMTGYVHNDQSDVAISVFQEMLEFGSFPTNYTLGIALNACSAINSVELGKQIHGYSIKYHIDHDTSVGNSLCSLYSKCANLDSAIKAFLKIGGKNVVSWTAVICACGDNSKALKGLRFFTEMLADNVEPNEFTLTSVLSMCCTMLSLSFGVQVHCLSIKLGYEPNLRIRNSIMYLYLRCGRFGEALRLFNGMEDMSLVTMNSIIAGYGEMMELAKDDLSAYCNGTEALNVFSKLNNSGFKPDIYSFSSILTVCSKMFALEQGEQVHAQTLKTGHLSDMIVGTALVNMYNKCGSIERASKAFREMSARTLISWTSMIAAFAQNGQTQQALQLFEDMRLMGVRPNQVTFVGVLSACAHAGMVNEALGYFETMQKDFKIKPVMDHYSCLIDMFVRLGLLNEAFVVIKKMDFPPNEYIWSLLLAGCKRDGNTELGFYGAEKLLQLKPKNTETCLLLLNMYKSADRWEDVSKVQELMKEKRLKKLMDWSWISIHDKVYSFKPDERQAYGAEMYDYLDQLLDKAKSLVGYRSLESFELLEVEEEEGKTLPSNVQHSEKLAVAFGLLNMPNAAPIRIIKNISMCRGCHNFMKAISSLNAREIIIRDSKRLHKFVNGQCSCGDYGGLL